Proteins from a single region of Lujinxingia litoralis:
- a CDS encoding YebC/PmpR family DNA-binding transcriptional regulator, with translation MAGHSKWANIKHKKAAQDSKRGKVFSRLSKKISSAARRGGGDEDTNHELRLWVQKAKAANMPNDNIERAILKATGQLEGVTYTDFTYEGYGPGGVAFMLEGSTDNKNRTVANIRHFFSKMGGNLGENGCVAWMFHDTGVITLEQDQVENTDSLMEVALENGAEDFEVEDGVITITSGPEEFMPLRDALNAAGYTEFISDEITKVAETDLSPDLATARSNMKLIDLLEEDDDVENVYHNLELSDEVAEALGAES, from the coding sequence ATGGCTGGACATAGTAAATGGGCCAACATCAAGCACAAAAAGGCCGCCCAGGACAGCAAACGCGGCAAGGTCTTCAGCAGACTGAGCAAAAAAATCTCGTCGGCCGCACGTCGCGGGGGTGGCGATGAGGACACCAACCACGAGCTTCGCCTGTGGGTCCAGAAGGCCAAAGCGGCCAACATGCCCAATGACAACATCGAGCGCGCCATCCTCAAAGCAACCGGCCAGCTCGAAGGCGTGACCTACACCGACTTCACCTACGAGGGCTACGGCCCCGGTGGCGTGGCCTTCATGCTCGAAGGCTCCACCGACAACAAAAACCGCACCGTCGCCAACATCCGCCATTTCTTCAGCAAAATGGGCGGTAACCTCGGCGAAAACGGGTGTGTGGCCTGGATGTTCCACGACACGGGCGTCATCACCCTGGAGCAGGATCAGGTGGAGAACACCGACAGCCTCATGGAGGTCGCGCTGGAAAACGGTGCCGAAGACTTCGAGGTCGAAGACGGTGTGATCACGATCACCAGCGGCCCCGAGGAGTTCATGCCCCTGCGCGACGCCCTCAACGCCGCGGGCTACACCGAGTTCATCAGCGACGAAATCACCAAGGTCGCCGAAACCGACCTCTCACCGGACCTCGCCACCGCACGCAGCAACATGAAGCTCATCGACCTGCTGGAAGAGGACGATGACGTGGAGAACGTTTACCACAACCTCGAGCTCTCCGATGAGGTTGCCGAGGCGCTCGGAGCCGAGAGCTAA
- the dusA gene encoding tRNA dihydrouridine(20/20a) synthase DusA: protein MSFKHPISIAPMMKRTDRHFRFLLRLISRRTLLYTEMVTTGAILFGDREQHLRFDAAEHPVSLQLGGDNPEQLAECARIAQDYGYDEVNLNVGCPSDRVQNGNFGACLMKSPETVARAVEAMRQAVDIEVTVKHRIGVDELDDYAHMRRFVDIVADAGCRRFSVHARKAWLQGLSPKENRNVPPLRYPEVWRLKEERPDLDIEINGGILTMDQAAEHLEHVDAVMIGRAAYDNPYQFAEVDQRFYGESAPPLTRHQVARAMFPYIEEHLRQGGKLSHISGHMLQLFAGQPGARQFRRHLSERAWKEGAGVHTLEEALTRVPETSPQNNTTAAS, encoded by the coding sequence ATGAGTTTTAAACACCCCATCAGCATCGCGCCGATGATGAAGCGCACCGACCGCCACTTCCGCTTCCTCTTGAGGCTGATCAGCCGGCGCACCCTCCTCTACACCGAGATGGTGACCACCGGCGCCATTCTCTTCGGCGACCGGGAGCAACACCTGCGCTTCGATGCGGCCGAACACCCGGTCAGCCTCCAGCTCGGCGGCGACAACCCGGAGCAACTCGCCGAATGCGCCCGCATCGCGCAGGACTACGGCTACGACGAGGTCAACCTCAACGTGGGCTGCCCCAGCGACCGGGTGCAAAACGGCAACTTCGGCGCCTGCCTGATGAAATCCCCCGAGACCGTGGCCCGCGCCGTCGAGGCCATGCGCCAGGCGGTCGACATTGAGGTCACCGTCAAACACCGCATCGGCGTCGACGAGCTCGACGACTACGCGCATATGCGCCGTTTTGTCGACATCGTGGCCGACGCCGGCTGCCGACGCTTCTCGGTACACGCCCGCAAGGCCTGGCTCCAGGGCTTAAGCCCCAAAGAAAATCGCAACGTCCCCCCGCTGCGCTACCCCGAGGTCTGGCGCCTCAAAGAGGAACGCCCCGATCTGGACATCGAGATCAACGGGGGCATCCTCACCATGGATCAGGCCGCCGAGCACCTGGAGCACGTCGACGCGGTGATGATCGGACGCGCCGCCTACGACAACCCCTACCAGTTCGCAGAAGTAGATCAGCGCTTCTATGGCGAATCGGCCCCCCCGCTGACCCGCCACCAGGTGGCCCGCGCGATGTTCCCCTACATCGAGGAGCACCTGCGCCAGGGAGGCAAGCTCTCCCACATCAGCGGGCACATGCTGCAGCTCTTCGCCGGCCAGCCCGGCGCCCGCCAGTTCCGGCGCCACCTCTCCGAGCGCGCCTGGAAAGAAGGCGCCGGCGTCCACACCCTGGAAGAGGCCCTGACCCGGGTCCCCGAAACCTCTCCCCAAAACAACACGACCGCGGCCTCGTAA
- a CDS encoding COX15/CtaA family protein, which yields MSSSTSPRSRAFTTYAWIFLVYMLGVILFGAWVRITGSGAGCGSHWPTCHGEIIPPAPNVQTMIEYTHRLTSGLLGIFGLVLIGWAWKLFKNHPVFWASIITYVFILFEGAIGAGLVLAELVADNDSVARAVVIAIHLVNTLILSGATAFTAWLSSGRALPKWRHGGVYRTLMVAGLLALIATSMSGAVTALGDTLFPVDPTLGDGLLDRVRGDLSAANHFLVRLRIFHPVIAVGTAAYLLVVCWVVKLREPSARAVFWANVLLELVIAQTMVGVINILLSAPGWVQLVHLLAAQIVWIATLFLTSTLLVKPDAPSR from the coding sequence ATGAGTTCCTCTACCTCTCCCCGAAGTCGCGCGTTTACTACCTACGCCTGGATCTTTCTGGTCTACATGCTCGGCGTCATCCTCTTTGGCGCCTGGGTGCGCATCACCGGCTCCGGGGCCGGCTGCGGCTCGCACTGGCCAACCTGCCACGGGGAGATCATCCCCCCGGCTCCCAACGTCCAGACGATGATCGAGTACACCCACCGCCTCACCAGCGGCCTGCTCGGTATCTTCGGCCTGGTGCTGATCGGCTGGGCCTGGAAGCTCTTCAAAAACCACCCGGTCTTCTGGGCCAGCATCATCACCTACGTCTTCATCCTCTTTGAGGGGGCCATCGGCGCGGGGCTGGTGCTGGCGGAGCTCGTGGCCGACAACGACTCGGTCGCCCGGGCCGTGGTGATCGCGATTCACCTGGTCAACACCCTGATCTTAAGCGGCGCCACCGCCTTCACCGCCTGGCTCTCCTCCGGGCGCGCCCTCCCCAAATGGCGCCACGGCGGCGTCTACCGCACGTTGATGGTGGCCGGGCTCCTGGCGTTGATCGCCACCAGCATGTCCGGCGCAGTCACGGCGCTGGGAGATACCCTCTTCCCGGTCGACCCCACCCTGGGCGACGGACTCCTCGACCGGGTTCGCGGCGACCTCTCGGCCGCCAACCACTTCCTGGTGCGCCTGCGCATCTTCCACCCGGTGATCGCGGTGGGAACGGCCGCCTACCTGCTGGTGGTCTGCTGGGTGGTCAAACTTCGCGAACCCTCGGCCCGGGCGGTGTTCTGGGCCAACGTGCTCCTGGAGCTGGTGATCGCGCAGACCATGGTCGGCGTGATCAACATCCTGCTCTCGGCTCCCGGCTGGGTGCAGCTGGTGCACCTCCTCGCGGCCCAAATCGTCTGGATCGCCACGCTCTTCTTGACCAGCACGCTCCTGGTCAAGCCCGACGCCCCCTCGCGCTGA
- a CDS encoding 2OG-Fe(II) oxygenase gives MRSAAHLPLPPTSIDGVEDAIIERGYACVPNFLPPPAVEALASEARHMWEDGAFEFARIGSGANRQRCPQVRSDRILWLDTDALSTAQHRYWRALDELRGRINRATMMGLVDWEGHLALYPPGTFYRRHIDVFANAAERQLTTILYLNPDWQSGDGGELRLYLDGSNREPYIDLEPRGGTLVTFLSSRFYHEVLPAHTERLSITGWFRVRSTRHF, from the coding sequence ATGCGAAGCGCTGCTCACCTGCCCCTGCCGCCGACCTCCATTGACGGTGTCGAAGACGCCATCATCGAGCGCGGGTACGCCTGCGTGCCCAACTTTCTGCCGCCCCCGGCGGTCGAGGCCCTGGCCAGTGAAGCTCGTCACATGTGGGAGGATGGAGCGTTTGAATTCGCGCGTATCGGCAGCGGTGCCAACCGTCAGCGCTGCCCCCAGGTGCGCAGCGATCGCATTCTCTGGCTCGACACCGACGCGCTCAGCACGGCTCAGCATCGCTACTGGCGGGCTCTCGACGAACTCCGCGGGCGTATCAATCGCGCCACCATGATGGGGCTGGTCGACTGGGAGGGACATCTGGCGCTCTACCCGCCCGGCACCTTCTATCGCCGCCATATCGACGTCTTCGCCAATGCCGCCGAACGCCAGCTCACCACAATTCTCTACCTCAATCCCGACTGGCAAAGCGGCGATGGCGGTGAACTGCGCCTCTATCTTGACGGCTCCAACAGGGAGCCCTACATCGACCTGGAGCCCCGCGGTGGCACGCTGGTCACCTTCTTAAGCTCGCGCTTCTACCACGAGGTTTTGCCCGCGCACACCGAGCGCCTGAGCATCACCGGCTGGTTCCGAGTGCGTTCCACTCGCCACTTTTAG
- a CDS encoding peroxiredoxin produces MTLQLGETAPNFQASTTEGDIDFHQWAGNSWVIFFSHPADYTPVCTTELGTVAKYADEFAKRNVKTIALSVDDLADHHGWIKDIEETQNTEVNFPIVADPDKKVANLYGMMHPKADSTHTVRSVYIIDPDKKVRLTMTYPSATGRNFKELVRVIDALQLTDNYKVATPANWNDGDDVIIVPSIQEDSELAERFPKGYRVVKPYLRITPQPNRD; encoded by the coding sequence ATGACACTGCAACTCGGCGAAACCGCACCCAACTTTCAGGCATCGACGACCGAAGGCGACATCGACTTCCATCAGTGGGCGGGCAACTCCTGGGTGATCTTCTTTAGCCACCCGGCCGACTACACCCCGGTATGCACCACGGAGCTGGGGACGGTGGCCAAGTACGCTGACGAGTTCGCCAAACGCAACGTCAAAACCATCGCGCTCTCGGTGGATGACCTGGCCGACCACCACGGGTGGATCAAAGACATTGAGGAGACGCAGAACACCGAGGTGAACTTCCCGATCGTGGCCGATCCGGACAAAAAGGTGGCCAACCTCTACGGGATGATGCACCCGAAGGCCGATAGCACGCATACGGTGCGTTCGGTGTACATCATCGATCCGGACAAGAAGGTGCGCCTGACGATGACCTATCCCTCGGCGACCGGGCGCAACTTCAAGGAGCTGGTGCGGGTGATCGACGCGCTGCAGCTCACCGATAACTACAAGGTGGCCACGCCGGCCAACTGGAACGATGGCGACGATGTGATCATCGTGCCCTCGATCCAGGAAGACAGCGAGCTGGCTGAGCGCTTCCCGAAGGGGTACCGCGTGGTCAAGCCCTACCTGCGCATCACGCCGCAGCCCAATCGCGACTGA
- a CDS encoding RluA family pseudouridine synthase: protein MAHYLFTITDDWAGERLDKALTRLLDAQHPGGFSRKRAKALLDAGKVQRNGALERIASCELAPGDRLAVQIDDGEATTSSEDGRFELSPASVLLEDGDLLVIAKPAGLPSQGTRDPGRDHAVEVARRYLLAKGKKKPYVAIHHRLDVGTSGVLALVTARRSNKGMARAFREHLAQKTYVAIARALRPELEREVGESWEVKNHLGKVGDRRQGEVRAGGDFAHTSFVVRERWGSLHLIEARPVTGRMHQIRAHLAEGGLPIVGDKDYGGVRRVGGERFTRVMLHAERLELPHPHSGDLVEVRCDWPADFDQARRAFTEEQG, encoded by the coding sequence ATGGCACATTACCTCTTTACGATCACCGACGACTGGGCAGGGGAGCGTCTCGATAAGGCGCTTACCCGACTCCTCGACGCGCAGCACCCGGGTGGGTTCTCGCGCAAGCGCGCCAAGGCACTTCTGGATGCCGGCAAGGTTCAGCGCAACGGAGCGCTTGAGCGTATCGCATCCTGTGAGCTGGCCCCGGGAGACCGGTTGGCGGTGCAGATCGATGATGGCGAGGCGACGACGAGTTCGGAGGACGGGCGTTTTGAGTTGAGCCCGGCGAGCGTGCTCCTGGAGGACGGTGATCTGCTGGTCATCGCCAAGCCGGCCGGGCTCCCCAGCCAGGGGACCCGCGATCCGGGCCGCGACCACGCGGTGGAGGTGGCGCGGCGCTATCTGCTGGCGAAGGGCAAGAAGAAGCCATACGTGGCGATTCATCACCGTCTGGATGTGGGAACCTCCGGGGTGCTGGCGTTGGTCACGGCCCGGCGTTCCAACAAGGGGATGGCGCGGGCGTTTCGGGAGCACCTGGCTCAGAAGACCTACGTGGCCATTGCCCGGGCGCTGCGTCCGGAGCTGGAGCGGGAGGTCGGCGAGAGCTGGGAGGTCAAGAATCACCTGGGCAAGGTCGGGGATCGCCGCCAGGGAGAGGTTCGCGCCGGGGGCGACTTCGCGCATACCAGCTTTGTGGTGCGGGAGCGCTGGGGATCGCTCCATCTGATCGAAGCGCGTCCGGTCACCGGGCGGATGCACCAGATTCGCGCGCATCTGGCCGAGGGAGGCCTGCCGATTGTGGGGGATAAGGACTACGGCGGCGTGCGGCGAGTGGGAGGAGAGCGTTTTACGCGGGTGATGCTGCATGCCGAGCGTCTGGAGCTTCCGCATCCGCACTCCGGTGATCTGGTGGAGGTGCGCTGCGACTGGCCAGCCGACTTCGACCAGGCGCGCCGCGCGTTCACCGAGGAGCAGGGGTAA
- a CDS encoding gamma-glutamyl-gamma-aminobutyrate hydrolase family protein — MSHPSEKALLVGVSANWLHADPARTVYNGRTLLYMEQSMGEWLLDAGAIPVMLPAARPGRKVAVSAAQMVRSFDALIIAGGADVWPGSYGQNALRPEWSGDRARDRVERALIEAAIEHDRPLLGICRGHQMLNVALGGTLFQDIATQVEGAREHRSAERYHRLIHPVRLEEGGWLHRLYGRQEALINSVHHQAIQELAPALRVSARCPEDGIIEGVSYQDPSRWVVGVQWHPEFQERSQSDLLATGPLREDFLDAARQRRSAREG, encoded by the coding sequence ATGAGTCACCCCTCAGAAAAAGCGCTGCTGGTTGGCGTGAGTGCCAACTGGCTGCACGCGGACCCGGCGCGCACGGTCTACAACGGTCGCACGCTGCTCTACATGGAGCAGTCGATGGGCGAGTGGTTGCTGGACGCTGGAGCGATTCCGGTGATGCTACCGGCGGCTCGGCCGGGTCGCAAGGTGGCGGTGAGCGCCGCGCAGATGGTCAGGTCATTCGATGCGCTGATCATCGCCGGCGGAGCCGATGTCTGGCCGGGAAGCTATGGTCAGAACGCGCTGCGCCCGGAGTGGTCCGGCGACCGCGCCCGGGACCGGGTTGAGCGCGCGTTGATCGAAGCGGCCATCGAGCATGATCGACCGCTGCTCGGGATCTGTCGGGGCCACCAGATGCTCAACGTGGCGCTGGGAGGGACGCTTTTTCAGGACATTGCTACCCAGGTGGAGGGCGCCCGGGAACATCGCAGCGCCGAGCGTTATCACCGTCTGATTCACCCGGTGCGCCTTGAAGAGGGAGGCTGGTTGCACCGCCTCTACGGCCGCCAGGAGGCGCTGATCAACAGCGTGCACCATCAGGCGATTCAAGAGCTTGCGCCTGCGCTTCGGGTGAGCGCGCGTTGTCCGGAGGATGGCATTATCGAAGGCGTGAGCTACCAAGATCCCTCCCGCTGGGTGGTCGGGGTACAATGGCACCCGGAGTTTCAAGAGCGTTCTCAGAGCGACTTGTTGGCGACCGGTCCTCTGCGGGAGGACTTCCTGGACGCGGCCCGTCAGCGCCGGAGCGCACGCGAAGGCTGA
- the asnS gene encoding asparagine--tRNA ligase gives MIKTLLGGQVPTGSELVIKGWVRTRRDSKAGFSFINVHDGSCFDAIQVVAPDTLANYTDEILKLTAGCAVEVRGELVESKGKGQSVEVQAAEIKVVGWIDDPDTYPMAPKRHSMEHLRANAHLRPRTNLIGAVTRVRHQLAQAVHRYFDERGFYWVHTPIITASDAEGAGEMFRVSTLDAANPPRLDNGQVDFSQDFFGQEAHLTVSGQLNAEAYCLAMSKVYTFGPTFRAENSNTSRHLAEFWMVEPEIAFADLNDDADLAEDFLKYLLKDLLDTLPDEMNFFNKFVKKGVRDRMEALVDSNFERLDYTEAIAILEKAAEKEKFEFPVSWGIDLQSEHERYLSEKHVGRPVVVMNYPKDIKAFYMRLNDDGRTVAAMDVLAPGIGEIIGGSQREERLDVLDARIDALGLPRETYWWYRDLRRYGTVPHAGFGLGFERLIAYATGVENIREVIPFPRAPRSADF, from the coding sequence ATGATCAAAACGTTGCTAGGCGGCCAGGTGCCCACGGGCTCTGAGCTAGTGATCAAGGGGTGGGTGCGTACTCGCCGCGACTCCAAGGCCGGCTTCTCGTTTATTAATGTGCATGACGGCTCGTGCTTTGACGCCATCCAGGTGGTTGCCCCGGATACGCTGGCGAACTACACGGATGAGATCCTCAAGCTGACGGCCGGCTGTGCGGTGGAGGTGCGTGGGGAGCTGGTCGAGTCGAAAGGCAAGGGCCAGTCGGTGGAGGTTCAGGCCGCCGAGATCAAGGTGGTGGGTTGGATCGATGATCCGGACACCTATCCGATGGCGCCCAAACGCCACAGCATGGAGCATCTGCGGGCCAATGCGCACCTGCGTCCGCGCACCAATCTCATTGGTGCGGTCACTCGTGTGCGTCACCAGCTGGCGCAGGCGGTGCATCGCTACTTTGACGAGCGGGGCTTTTACTGGGTTCACACCCCGATCATCACCGCCTCGGATGCCGAAGGTGCCGGAGAGATGTTCCGGGTCTCCACGCTGGATGCGGCCAACCCGCCGCGCCTGGACAACGGGCAGGTGGACTTTTCGCAGGACTTCTTCGGGCAGGAAGCCCACCTGACGGTCTCCGGTCAGCTCAATGCGGAGGCGTACTGCCTGGCGATGAGCAAGGTCTACACGTTTGGGCCGACCTTCCGAGCCGAGAACTCCAACACCTCGCGCCACCTGGCGGAGTTCTGGATGGTCGAGCCCGAGATCGCGTTTGCCGACCTGAACGACGATGCCGATCTGGCCGAAGATTTTTTGAAGTATCTCTTAAAGGATCTGCTGGATACGCTCCCCGATGAGATGAATTTCTTCAACAAGTTTGTGAAGAAAGGGGTGCGCGACCGTATGGAGGCGCTGGTCGACTCGAACTTTGAGCGCCTGGACTACACCGAGGCGATCGCGATTCTGGAGAAGGCCGCGGAGAAGGAGAAGTTCGAGTTTCCGGTGAGCTGGGGCATCGACCTGCAGTCGGAGCATGAGCGCTACCTGAGCGAGAAGCATGTGGGGCGTCCGGTGGTGGTGATGAACTACCCCAAAGACATCAAGGCCTTTTATATGCGGCTCAATGACGACGGGCGCACGGTGGCGGCGATGGACGTGCTGGCGCCGGGGATCGGCGAGATCATCGGCGGGAGCCAGCGTGAGGAGCGTTTGGACGTGCTCGATGCGCGCATCGATGCGCTGGGGCTGCCCCGGGAGACGTACTGGTGGTACCGCGACCTGCGCCGCTATGGCACGGTGCCGCACGCGGGCTTCGGGCTGGGATTTGAGCGCCTGATCGCCTATGCGACCGGGGTGGAGAACATCCGCGAGGTGATTCCCTTCCCGCGGGCGCCGCGTAGCGCTGATTTCTAA
- a CDS encoding ketopantoate reductase family protein, translated as MRVLLVGAGSVGQLYGAHLARSGTEVHVLVRPRYAEEARGGFRVYERRRGLEHGELFTPDGVWTEASDVPAGHFDAAILCIPSTGLNGPWLPTLCEHLGSATLVTLTPGLDDFQKIAAYLPEEQIVRGLITSVSYPAPMPGESASEPGTAYWIPPLTPALFEGSKERTEPILQALRQGQMPARRVSGLAAQAAFGSGVLMPVVAHLETVDWEMARLRAEKLPELARTIEQVRGVLEQTLNTRAPLTLRMIGPRSLGLISRFAPRMTPFDLEMYLKVHFTKVGAQTRMFLEDYVSKGDALNLPTDAIAELRAALGDGES; from the coding sequence ATGCGCGTACTACTGGTTGGAGCGGGTTCGGTTGGACAACTCTACGGCGCCCACCTGGCGCGCTCGGGCACCGAGGTGCACGTGCTGGTACGCCCGCGCTACGCCGAGGAGGCCCGCGGCGGCTTTCGAGTCTACGAACGCCGCCGCGGCTTAGAGCACGGCGAGTTGTTTACGCCCGACGGGGTCTGGACCGAAGCCTCCGACGTGCCCGCCGGACACTTCGACGCGGCCATCCTCTGCATCCCCTCCACCGGACTCAACGGCCCCTGGCTTCCGACTCTCTGCGAGCACCTGGGCTCAGCCACGTTGGTGACGCTCACGCCCGGGCTCGACGATTTTCAAAAAATCGCCGCGTACCTGCCCGAGGAGCAGATCGTGCGCGGGTTGATCACCTCGGTCAGCTACCCGGCCCCGATGCCCGGAGAATCCGCCTCCGAACCGGGAACCGCCTACTGGATTCCACCGCTGACCCCGGCACTTTTCGAGGGCTCTAAAGAGCGCACCGAGCCCATCCTCCAGGCGCTGCGCCAGGGGCAGATGCCCGCCCGTCGGGTCAGCGGCCTGGCTGCGCAGGCCGCCTTCGGCAGCGGTGTACTCATGCCCGTGGTCGCCCACCTGGAAACCGTCGACTGGGAGATGGCTCGTCTCCGCGCCGAAAAGCTCCCCGAACTCGCGCGCACCATCGAGCAGGTCCGCGGGGTCCTGGAGCAGACCCTGAACACCCGCGCTCCCCTTACTCTGAGGATGATCGGGCCACGCTCCCTGGGGCTTATCTCACGCTTTGCCCCGCGGATGACGCCCTTTGATCTCGAGATGTACCTCAAGGTGCACTTCACCAAAGTCGGCGCGCAGACCCGCATGTTCCTCGAAGACTACGTCAGCAAAGGCGACGCCCTGAACCTCCCGACCGACGCCATCGCCGAGCTCCGGGCGGCGCTCGGCGACGGCGAATCCTAA